The following are from one region of the Jeongeupia sp. USM3 genome:
- a CDS encoding DUF2788 domain-containing protein, with product MLEAFLNMDEETFTTLSVTILCTALIAYMCFIIYKLAKDSKAGRYGTIVLAFVLGFGMFGFIVKTVLTEVLQK from the coding sequence ATGCTCGAAGCCTTCCTGAACATGGACGAAGAGACGTTCACCACGCTCTCGGTGACCATCCTCTGCACGGCGCTGATCGCCTATATGTGCTTCATCATCTACAAGCTGGCCAAGGACTCCAAGGCCGGCCGCTACGGCACCATCGTGCTCGCCTTCGTGCTCGGCTTCGGCATGTTCGGTTTCATCGTCAAGACGGTGCTGACCGAAGTCCTGCAAAAATAA
- the leuE gene encoding leucine efflux protein LeuE, with amino-acid sequence MSILGITDIATYLVGTVAIILMPGPNSLFALSVAAKRGPRAGFAAAAGIVTGDFVLMLAAALGVASLMKAYPVAFDVVRYAGAAYLGWLGLKLVFGRRRRETTQVDVPAQHIYKQALSISLVNVKAILFCMAFFPQFVDPSYPHVAVTFVALGLIVQLTSISYLTLLILAGSRIAQRLARRRWIAPLLNRFTGLLFVSFGAKLALGR; translated from the coding sequence ATGTCGATTCTGGGCATCACCGACATCGCGACCTATCTGGTCGGCACCGTGGCCATCATCCTGATGCCGGGGCCGAACTCGCTGTTCGCGCTGTCGGTCGCCGCCAAGCGTGGCCCGCGTGCCGGCTTTGCCGCCGCCGCCGGCATCGTCACCGGCGACTTCGTGCTGATGCTTGCCGCGGCGCTCGGCGTCGCGTCGCTGATGAAAGCCTATCCGGTCGCGTTCGACGTCGTCCGCTACGCCGGCGCGGCATACCTGGGCTGGCTCGGCCTCAAGCTGGTGTTCGGCCGCCGCCGCAGAGAAACGACGCAGGTCGACGTGCCGGCGCAACATATCTACAAGCAGGCGCTGTCGATCTCGCTGGTCAACGTCAAGGCCATCCTGTTCTGCATGGCGTTCTTCCCGCAGTTTGTCGACCCGTCCTACCCGCACGTCGCGGTGACCTTCGTCGCACTCGGGCTGATCGTCCAGCTCACCAGCATCAGCTACCTGACGCTGCTGATCCTTGCCGGCTCGCGCATCGCGCAGCGGCTGGCGCGACGACGATGGATCGCGCCGCTGCTGAACCGGTTCACCGGCCTGCTGTTCGTCAGCTTCGGCGCCAAGCTTGCACTGGGGCGCTGA
- a CDS encoding diguanylate cyclase, producing the protein MRAAILRWSSRQSLLTGGITVLFALGLILIISLQINSSYRTEVQRARDEAQNLAGVLEGQLGSALREVNLVLNGLVQRLDPADLASAELGEERNKVVQGLLLDQLAQIRQADNLAVFNPAVTMTHRALDVPGSGMPLRPDDLVRMINNPFVEYDYARLNGNGGSQRPGLVVVRRVEPVPGRLDGWIAASITTQYFDRVLGTLTLGQQGVAMLVDERLGVVASHPAGLPTGFEADAATLRGLRDGSLHGIQLRQTRIDGITRQTAYQQIDNTPFFIAISLSSGDYLARWHAETRYYLGGALLLLSMALLMTYFFWQSRQLSEHLRHKEKRLDASESRFRQMIETTPVALVLSRPGDHFITYINQQAAQMFGLPQAAALSMRVFQLYQDRLDFLNQLDEVRQGLPVRNLEVRLRRHNGETFWGHLSMTLATGSTAGATLLIGITDITQQKVLEAELQRRATTDGLSGLANRNHFMEVSGHELARAQRYGRPLTLMMIDIDHFKRINDEYGHDAGDAAIRAIAMLCRSTLRDTDVIGRLGGEEFAALLPETSMTMAAAVAERLRARIEAYELHTPGGDVLRFTTSIGITALSADDTLIDPLLKRADLALYQAKHTGRNRVCQHNVDTISP; encoded by the coding sequence ATGCGCGCCGCCATCCTGCGCTGGTCCAGCCGCCAGTCCCTGCTGACCGGTGGCATCACCGTGCTGTTTGCGCTCGGGCTGATCCTGATCATCAGCCTGCAGATCAACAGCTCGTACCGCACCGAGGTCCAGCGTGCACGTGACGAGGCGCAAAATCTCGCCGGCGTGCTCGAGGGCCAGCTGGGCTCGGCGCTGCGCGAGGTCAATCTGGTGCTCAACGGGCTGGTACAGCGGCTCGACCCCGCCGACCTGGCCAGCGCCGAACTGGGCGAGGAGCGCAACAAGGTCGTCCAGGGCCTGTTGCTCGATCAGTTGGCACAAATCCGCCAGGCCGACAATCTGGCGGTATTCAACCCGGCGGTCACGATGACGCACCGGGCGCTGGATGTCCCCGGCAGCGGCATGCCGCTCAGGCCGGACGATCTGGTGCGGATGATCAACAATCCGTTCGTCGAATACGACTATGCCCGCCTGAACGGCAACGGCGGTTCGCAACGCCCCGGGCTGGTCGTCGTCCGCCGGGTCGAACCCGTCCCCGGCCGGCTCGACGGCTGGATCGCCGCGTCGATCACGACGCAGTATTTCGATCGTGTGCTCGGCACGCTGACGCTCGGCCAGCAAGGTGTCGCCATGCTCGTCGACGAACGCCTCGGCGTCGTCGCCAGCCATCCCGCCGGCCTGCCCACCGGTTTCGAAGCCGACGCCGCCACGCTGCGGGGGCTGCGCGACGGTTCCCTGCACGGCATTCAGCTGCGGCAGACCCGGATCGACGGCATCACCCGCCAGACCGCCTACCAGCAGATCGACAACACGCCGTTCTTCATCGCCATCAGCCTGTCGTCGGGCGACTATCTGGCGCGCTGGCACGCCGAAACGCGCTACTACCTCGGCGGCGCACTGCTGCTGCTGTCGATGGCGCTGCTGATGACCTATTTCTTCTGGCAGTCACGCCAACTGTCCGAACACCTGCGCCACAAGGAAAAGCGCCTGGACGCGAGCGAATCGCGCTTCCGGCAGATGATCGAGACGACGCCGGTCGCACTGGTACTGAGCCGCCCGGGCGACCATTTCATCACCTACATCAACCAGCAGGCGGCGCAGATGTTCGGCCTGCCGCAGGCGGCTGCGCTGTCGATGCGCGTATTCCAGCTGTACCAGGACCGGCTCGACTTCCTCAACCAGCTCGACGAAGTCCGCCAGGGGCTGCCGGTCCGCAATCTCGAGGTGCGGCTGCGGCGCCACAACGGCGAGACCTTCTGGGGCCACCTGTCGATGACGCTGGCGACCGGCAGCACCGCCGGCGCAACGCTGTTGATCGGCATCACCGACATCACCCAGCAAAAGGTGCTGGAAGCCGAGCTGCAGCGCCGGGCGACCACCGATGGACTTTCGGGCCTCGCCAACCGCAATCATTTCATGGAGGTGTCGGGCCACGAGCTGGCGCGCGCACAGCGTTACGGCCGGCCGCTGACGCTGATGATGATCGACATCGACCACTTCAAGCGCATCAATGACGAGTACGGCCACGATGCCGGGGACGCGGCGATCCGCGCGATCGCGATGCTGTGCCGTAGCACACTGCGCGACACCGACGTGATCGGCCGGCTCGGCGGCGAGGAGTTCGCCGCGCTGCTGCCGGAAACGTCGATGACGATGGCCGCCGCCGTCGCCGAAAGGCTGCGCGCGCGCATCGAGGCGTACGAGCTGCACACGCCGGGGGGCGACGTACTGCGCTTTACGACCAGCATCGGCATCACCGCCCTGAGCGCGGACGACACCCTGATCGACCCGCTGCTCAAACGCGCCGATCTGGCGCTCTATCAGGCCAAACACACCGGCCGCAACCGGGTCTGCCAGCACAACGTCGACACGATCAGCCCTTGA
- a CDS encoding DUF3149 domain-containing protein, translating to MENTPLQALFTSDIGLLSLFTIVFICGMAGYLFWFVRRNVLNAEASERTTGPDDQTAQSNGSSIR from the coding sequence ATGGAAAACACCCCGCTGCAAGCGCTGTTCACGTCGGATATCGGCCTGCTCAGCCTCTTCACCATCGTCTTCATCTGCGGGATGGCCGGCTACCTGTTCTGGTTCGTCCGCCGCAACGTGCTGAACGCCGAAGCGTCCGAACGGACGACCGGGCCGGACGACCAGACCGCTCAGTCGAACGGCAGCTCGATCAGGTAG
- a CDS encoding YajQ family cyclic di-GMP-binding protein — MPSFDITSEVDMVAMKNAIDIAERAIVNRYDFKGTSAKVELNEKEETITLYGDSDFQLDQIKELLFPALEKKEPDSSKRLDAADVQKVSGNKVKQVLKIKAGIDQELAKKIIKLIKDAKLKVQTAIQGDAVRVTGAKRDTLQEVIALMRKSITDFPLQYQNFRD; from the coding sequence ATGCCGTCATTTGATATCACCTCCGAAGTCGATATGGTCGCGATGAAGAACGCGATCGACATCGCCGAGCGTGCGATCGTCAACCGCTACGACTTCAAGGGCACCAGCGCCAAGGTCGAACTGAACGAGAAGGAAGAAACGATCACGCTGTACGGCGATTCGGACTTCCAGCTCGACCAGATCAAGGAACTGCTGTTCCCGGCGCTGGAAAAGAAGGAGCCCGACAGCAGCAAGCGCCTCGATGCCGCCGACGTGCAGAAGGTCTCCGGCAACAAGGTCAAGCAGGTGCTGAAGATCAAGGCCGGTATCGACCAGGAGCTGGCGAAGAAGATCATCAAGTTGATCAAGGACGCCAAGCTCAAGGTGCAGACCGCGATCCAGGGCGATGCGGTCCGCGTGACCGGCGCCAAGCGCGACACGCTGCAGGAAGTGATCGCGCTGATGCGCAAGTCGATCACCGACTTCCCGCTGCAGTACCAGAACTTCCGCGACTGA
- a CDS encoding pyrimidine/purine nucleoside phosphorylase, giving the protein MSVSQFDNVAVVKKANVYFDGKCVSHTIILSDGSKKTVGVILPGTYTFNTGAPELMEIEDGHCVVKVAGSAHPVEVIGGQAFNVPGNSSFDIEVTETLHYVCHFD; this is encoded by the coding sequence TTGTCCGTGTCCCAGTTCGACAATGTCGCCGTCGTCAAGAAAGCCAATGTCTACTTCGACGGCAAGTGCGTCTCGCACACCATCATCCTGTCCGACGGCAGCAAGAAGACCGTCGGCGTGATCCTGCCCGGCACCTATACCTTCAACACCGGCGCGCCGGAGCTGATGGAAATCGAAGACGGCCATTGCGTCGTCAAGGTCGCCGGCAGCGCGCATCCGGTCGAGGTCATCGGTGGCCAGGCGTTCAACGTGCCGGGCAACTCGAGCTTCGACATCGAGGTCACCGAGACGCTGCACTACGTCTGCCACTTCGACTGA
- a CDS encoding glycosyltransferase family 39 protein, whose product MLTYLPPSERETPAQPFDKPWLLLLLCVFWVLPGLVGHDPWKPGELETAAVIGRFLSGQHWSLPFFGEQPYLLAGPLYYWSGALLAWPLGKLGMPVHDAARLVTGLWTALAMWGVGLAGRELFGRRQGRVCVMILIGSIGLVVWGHHLAPPVLTLTAFAWLAYALAYARRQPLFAGLLLGLVWLVLLAGTNLAQFGLALLTAVALGLVGPWRRPAYLVTLLAALVVALPIGAIWLIDLAHFDAAAFQHWYRLFALGPYDGFGHVAWFSGASYVLSVLPWFAWPALPLACWGLWVNRAELLSQPKLLLPLLMAGLGLLWLMLAGDTRESDLLVMLPPLALLAGAGIDTLRRGAAAALNWFGVMTFGLGGGLLWLGWLVLHGGSPASWASALQAASPAYQLSWRWGGLLFSITITVVWCWVLARKRPLGRQAVTNWACGVTLVWGVLIGLWQPWLDASKSYRDVVASLRLNLADQAPGCIAGEVSASMLASLDYFGGIRLVSGPEADECPLVLKQGTPPVGSLVRWEGQRAGESREHFYLIELPFD is encoded by the coding sequence ATGCTGACTTACCTGCCGCCTTCCGAGCGTGAAACGCCGGCACAACCGTTCGACAAACCCTGGCTGCTGCTGTTGCTGTGCGTGTTCTGGGTGCTGCCCGGCCTGGTCGGGCACGATCCGTGGAAGCCGGGCGAGCTTGAAACCGCGGCGGTGATCGGCCGTTTCCTGTCCGGCCAGCACTGGTCGCTGCCGTTCTTCGGCGAGCAGCCTTACCTGCTGGCCGGGCCGCTCTACTACTGGAGCGGGGCGCTGCTGGCGTGGCCGCTCGGCAAGCTCGGCATGCCGGTGCACGACGCCGCGCGCCTGGTCACCGGCCTCTGGACCGCCTTGGCGATGTGGGGTGTCGGGCTGGCGGGGCGCGAGCTGTTCGGCCGCCGCCAGGGCCGGGTCTGCGTGATGATCCTGATCGGTTCGATCGGTCTCGTGGTCTGGGGGCATCATCTGGCGCCGCCGGTGCTGACGCTGACCGCGTTCGCGTGGCTGGCGTATGCACTGGCCTATGCCCGCCGGCAGCCGCTGTTTGCCGGGCTGCTGCTCGGCCTCGTCTGGCTGGTGCTGCTGGCCGGGACCAATCTGGCACAGTTCGGCCTGGCGCTGCTGACCGCCGTCGCACTGGGCCTTGTCGGTCCGTGGCGGCGCCCCGCGTATCTGGTGACGTTGCTGGCCGCGCTGGTCGTCGCGCTGCCGATCGGCGCAATCTGGCTGATCGACCTGGCCCATTTCGATGCGGCAGCCTTCCAGCACTGGTACCGGCTGTTTGCGCTCGGGCCGTATGACGGCTTCGGCCATGTCGCCTGGTTCAGCGGTGCGAGTTATGTATTGTCGGTCCTGCCGTGGTTCGCCTGGCCGGCGCTGCCGCTGGCGTGCTGGGGGCTCTGGGTCAACCGTGCCGAGCTGCTGTCACAGCCGAAGTTGCTGCTGCCCTTGCTGATGGCGGGGCTGGGCCTGCTCTGGCTGATGCTGGCCGGCGATACGCGCGAGTCCGATCTGCTGGTGATGCTGCCGCCGCTGGCGCTGCTCGCCGGCGCCGGCATCGATACCCTGCGTCGTGGCGCGGCGGCGGCGCTCAACTGGTTCGGCGTGATGACCTTCGGTCTCGGTGGCGGCCTGCTGTGGCTGGGCTGGCTGGTGCTGCATGGCGGCAGCCCGGCCAGTTGGGCAAGTGCACTGCAGGCGGCGAGCCCGGCCTACCAGCTGTCCTGGCGCTGGGGCGGCCTGCTGTTCAGCATCACGATCACGGTGGTCTGGTGCTGGGTGCTGGCGCGCAAGCGCCCGCTGGGACGGCAGGCGGTGACCAACTGGGCCTGCGGCGTCACGCTGGTGTGGGGGGTGCTGATCGGCTTGTGGCAACCCTGGCTCGATGCATCGAAGAGCTACCGCGATGTCGTCGCGTCGCTACGGCTGAATCTGGCGGACCAGGCTCCCGGATGCATCGCCGGCGAGGTGTCGGCGTCGATGCTGGCATCGCTCGACTACTTCGGCGGGATCCGCCTCGTCAGCGGTCCCGAGGCGGATGAATGCCCGCTGGTTCTCAAGCAGGGCACGCCGCCGGTCGGTTCGCTGGTGCGCTGGGAAGGGCAGCGCGCCGGTGAAAGCCGCGAGCACTTCTACCTGATCGAGCTGCCGTTCGACTGA
- a CDS encoding type B 50S ribosomal protein L31 → MKADLHPEYNEVIFFDASVDFKFLTRSTMKPKGGETMKWTDGKDYPVVRLDVSSESHPFYTGKQKIVDTAGRIEKFRNKYAMYSK, encoded by the coding sequence ATGAAAGCCGATCTCCATCCCGAATACAACGAAGTCATCTTCTTCGACGCGAGCGTTGACTTCAAATTTCTGACCCGTTCGACCATGAAGCCGAAGGGCGGCGAAACCATGAAGTGGACCGACGGCAAGGACTACCCGGTCGTGCGTCTGGACGTGTCGTCGGAATCGCATCCGTTCTACACCGGCAAGCAGAAGATCGTCGACACCGCCGGCCGTATCGAGAAGTTCCGCAACAAGTACGCGATGTACAGCAAGTAA
- a CDS encoding beta-ketoacyl-ACP reductase — protein MRLKGKVAIITGGASGIGYATAKKFAAEGASVAVCDVNQQGVDDVVSELVAGGAQARGYLVDVTNREQIAGMVAGVKDSFGRIDVLVNNAGIVLDAQLVKMTDEQFDQVIDINLKGVYNCTRAVVETMVAQGGGVILNASSVVGIYGNFGQTNYAASKFGVIGFVKTWAKELGKKGIRANAVCPGFVATPILKSMPEKVIAALEERVPMRRLAQPEEIANVYAFLASDEASYINGAAIEVTGGLTL, from the coding sequence ATGAGACTGAAGGGCAAGGTAGCCATCATCACCGGTGGCGCCAGTGGGATCGGCTATGCGACGGCGAAGAAGTTCGCCGCCGAAGGGGCGAGCGTCGCGGTCTGCGACGTCAACCAGCAGGGGGTCGACGATGTCGTGTCCGAGCTGGTTGCCGGCGGTGCGCAGGCGCGCGGTTATCTCGTCGACGTGACCAACCGCGAGCAGATCGCCGGGATGGTCGCTGGCGTCAAGGACAGCTTCGGCCGGATCGACGTGCTGGTGAACAACGCCGGCATCGTGCTTGACGCGCAGCTGGTGAAGATGACCGACGAGCAGTTCGACCAGGTGATCGACATCAATCTCAAGGGTGTCTACAACTGCACCCGCGCAGTGGTCGAGACCATGGTCGCACAGGGCGGTGGCGTGATCCTCAACGCCTCGTCGGTCGTCGGCATCTACGGCAACTTCGGCCAGACCAACTACGCAGCGAGCAAGTTCGGGGTGATCGGCTTCGTCAAGACCTGGGCGAAGGAGCTCGGCAAGAAGGGCATCCGTGCCAATGCCGTGTGCCCGGGCTTTGTCGCAACGCCGATTCTCAAGAGCATGCCCGAGAAGGTGATCGCAGCGCTCGAAGAGCGTGTGCCGATGCGCCGTCTGGCGCAGCCCGAGGAAATCGCCAATGTCTACGCCTTCCTGGCCAGCGACGAAGCCAGCTACATCAATGGCGCGGCGATCGAGGTCACCGGCGGCTTGACGCTGTAA
- a CDS encoding murein L,D-transpeptidase family protein, which yields MSSKLPRARRLAAVLLLLVLAPAAQPKFAAPLQPQGLQAPSRAGKAASGSPEQMIVAALDAIAAGHMADARATVDALLAREPDYRLAHLLSADLYAMRSAPLRAIGGAASGPADLLAGLRHEALARLKASRNPPPADALPANLLVLSPKQKNVVMVEADTSRVYLFRNDQGVPHRITDFYTTIGKLGVDKFREGDQRTPLGVYFVTGEMPRAQLDAMLGKNAELYGVGAWPISYPNELDRQQGRTGHGIWLHGVPYDTYARSPWSSNGCVALGNEDMQTLSSNLQIGVTPVVIVRKISWLPRNAWQQQRQAALAMIEQGRPSPGGLSVFAGDVAAEQRVATFDDAQAPGGVRRQYWQRSDNDWRVIWDGPAKAG from the coding sequence ATGTCGTCCAAGCTACCCCGGGCGCGCCGCCTCGCCGCCGTCCTTCTGCTGCTGGTGCTGGCACCGGCCGCCCAGCCCAAGTTTGCCGCCCCGCTGCAGCCGCAAGGCCTGCAAGCGCCGTCGCGTGCCGGCAAGGCGGCAAGCGGCTCACCCGAACAGATGATCGTTGCCGCGCTCGACGCGATCGCCGCCGGCCACATGGCCGACGCGCGGGCGACGGTCGACGCGCTGCTGGCCCGCGAACCCGATTACCGGCTCGCCCACCTGCTGTCGGCCGACCTCTACGCGATGCGCAGCGCCCCGCTGCGCGCGATCGGCGGCGCAGCCAGCGGCCCGGCCGACCTGCTCGCAGGCCTGCGCCACGAGGCGCTGGCGCGGCTGAAGGCCAGCCGAAATCCGCCGCCTGCCGATGCACTGCCGGCGAACCTGCTGGTCCTGTCGCCGAAACAGAAGAACGTGGTCATGGTCGAGGCCGATACCTCGCGCGTCTACCTGTTCCGCAACGACCAGGGCGTGCCGCACCGCATCACCGACTTCTACACGACCATCGGCAAGCTCGGTGTCGACAAGTTCAGGGAAGGCGACCAGCGCACACCGCTCGGCGTCTACTTCGTCACCGGCGAAATGCCCCGGGCGCAGCTTGACGCCATGCTCGGCAAGAACGCCGAGCTGTACGGCGTCGGTGCCTGGCCGATCTCGTACCCGAACGAGCTCGACCGCCAGCAGGGCCGCACCGGCCACGGCATCTGGCTCCACGGCGTGCCGTACGACACCTACGCACGCTCGCCGTGGTCGTCGAACGGTTGCGTCGCCCTCGGCAACGAGGACATGCAGACGCTGTCGTCGAACCTGCAGATCGGCGTCACGCCGGTCGTCATCGTCCGCAAGATCAGCTGGCTGCCGCGCAACGCCTGGCAACAGCAGCGCCAGGCCGCGCTCGCGATGATCGAGCAGGGACGTCCGTCACCGGGCGGCCTCAGCGTGTTCGCCGGCGACGTCGCCGCCGAGCAGCGCGTGGCGACGTTCGACGATGCCCAGGCGCCCGGCGGCGTTCGGCGTCAGTACTGGCAACGAAGCGACAACGACTGGCGCGTCATCTGGGACGGCCCGGCCAAGGCCGGCTAG
- a CDS encoding argininosuccinate synthase, whose product MSDVKKVVLAYSGGLDTSVILKWLQDTYQCEVVTFTADLGQGEELEPARQKALKFGIKPENIYIDDVREEFVRDFVFPMFRANALYEGEYLLGTSIARPLIAKRLIEIARDTKADAISHGATGKGNDQVRFELGAYALMPEVKVIAPWREWDLLSREKLMAYAEANGIEVDMKHKNGGAPYSMDANLLHISFEGRHLEDPKAEAEESMWRWTVSPEAAPDAAEFVDLEFENGDVVAINGTRLKAHEVLAKLNELGGKHGIGRLDLVENRYVGMKSRGCYETPGGTILLKAHRGIESITLDREVAHLKDDLMPRYASLVYNGYWWAPERVALQTLIDHTQKNVNGWVRVKLYKGSVSVVARDSKDTLFDQTIATFDDDGGAYNQADAGGFIKLNALRLRIAGKKGR is encoded by the coding sequence ATGTCTGATGTAAAGAAAGTCGTCCTCGCCTATTCGGGCGGCCTGGACACGTCCGTGATCCTGAAGTGGCTTCAGGACACCTATCAATGCGAGGTCGTGACCTTCACCGCCGACCTCGGCCAGGGCGAAGAGCTGGAGCCGGCACGCCAGAAGGCGCTGAAGTTCGGCATCAAGCCGGAAAACATCTATATCGACGACGTCCGCGAAGAGTTCGTCCGCGACTTCGTGTTCCCGATGTTCCGCGCCAACGCGCTGTACGAAGGCGAGTACCTGCTCGGCACGTCGATCGCCCGGCCGCTGATCGCCAAGCGCCTGATCGAGATCGCCCGCGACACCAAGGCTGATGCGATCAGCCACGGCGCCACCGGCAAGGGCAACGATCAGGTCCGTTTCGAGCTCGGCGCCTACGCGCTGATGCCGGAAGTCAAGGTGATCGCACCGTGGCGCGAATGGGATCTGCTGAGCCGCGAAAAGCTGATGGCCTATGCCGAAGCCAACGGCATCGAAGTCGACATGAAGCACAAGAACGGCGGCGCACCGTACTCGATGGACGCCAACCTGCTGCACATCAGCTTCGAAGGCCGTCACCTCGAAGACCCGAAGGCCGAGGCCGAAGAGTCGATGTGGCGCTGGACTGTGTCGCCGGAAGCGGCGCCGGATGCCGCCGAATTCGTCGATCTCGAGTTCGAGAACGGTGACGTCGTCGCCATCAACGGCACGCGTCTGAAGGCGCACGAAGTGCTGGCCAAGCTCAATGAATTGGGCGGCAAGCACGGCATCGGCCGGCTCGACCTGGTCGAGAACCGCTATGTCGGCATGAAGAGCCGCGGCTGCTACGAAACGCCGGGCGGCACCATTCTGCTCAAGGCGCATCGCGGCATCGAGTCGATCACGCTCGACCGTGAAGTGGCGCACCTGAAGGACGACCTGATGCCGCGTTACGCCAGCCTGGTGTACAACGGCTACTGGTGGGCGCCGGAACGCGTCGCGCTGCAGACGCTGATCGACCATACCCAGAAGAACGTCAACGGCTGGGTCCGCGTCAAGCTGTACAAGGGTAGCGTTTCGGTTGTCGCGCGCGACTCGAAGGACACGCTGTTCGACCAGACGATCGCAACCTTCGACGACGACGGCGGCGCCTACAATCAGGCCGACGCCGGCGGCTTCATCAAGCTGAACGCGCTGCGCCTGCGCATCGCCGGCAAGAAAGGCCGATAA
- the argF gene encoding ornithine carbamoyltransferase, with protein sequence MRHYLQFSDFTRDEYDYLFARTKIIKDRLKAGELYQPFVGKVLGMIFEKSSTRTRVSFEAGMAQFGGHAMFMQSKDTQLGRGEPIEDVAQVISRMVNIVMVRTYEQSIIERFAENSQVPVINGLTNEYHPCQIMADIYTYIERFGSIEGKTVAWIGDSNNVSRTWLQAAKVFNFKLNLACPRGYEMTVLDGQTYGSDIFEQFHDPYQAARDADIVATDVSVSMGYERETLQRKKDFINYKVSEKLLMQAKANALFMHCLPAHRGEEVDPEVIDGPQSVVWDEAENRMHTQKAVIEYLLLGRIED encoded by the coding sequence ATGCGTCACTACCTGCAATTTTCCGACTTCACCCGCGACGAGTACGACTACCTGTTCGCGCGGACCAAGATCATCAAGGATCGCCTGAAAGCCGGCGAGCTGTACCAGCCCTTTGTCGGCAAGGTACTGGGGATGATCTTCGAGAAGTCGTCGACGCGCACCCGCGTGTCGTTCGAGGCAGGCATGGCACAGTTCGGCGGCCACGCCATGTTCATGCAGAGCAAGGATACGCAGCTCGGCCGCGGCGAGCCGATCGAGGACGTCGCGCAGGTCATCAGCCGGATGGTCAACATCGTCATGGTGCGCACCTACGAGCAGAGCATCATCGAGCGCTTTGCCGAGAATTCGCAGGTGCCGGTGATCAACGGCCTGACCAACGAGTACCACCCGTGCCAGATCATGGCCGACATCTACACCTATATCGAGCGCTTCGGCTCGATCGAGGGCAAGACGGTTGCGTGGATCGGCGACAGCAACAACGTCAGCCGCACCTGGCTGCAGGCGGCCAAGGTCTTCAACTTCAAGCTCAACCTCGCCTGCCCGCGCGGCTACGAGATGACCGTGCTCGATGGCCAGACCTATGGCAGCGACATTTTCGAGCAGTTCCATGACCCCTACCAGGCCGCGCGCGACGCAGACATCGTCGCCACCGACGTCAGCGTGTCGATGGGCTACGAGCGCGAGACGCTGCAGCGCAAGAAGGACTTCATCAACTACAAGGTATCGGAAAAGCTGTTGATGCAGGCCAAGGCCAACGCCCTGTTCATGCACTGCCTGCCGGCGCACCGCGGCGAGGAAGTCGACCCCGAGGTGATCGACGGCCCGCAATCGGTCGTCTGGGACGAGGCCGAGAACCGCATGCACACGCAGAAGGCCGTGATCGAATACCTGCTGCTGGGCAGGATCGAGGACTGA